A genome region from Erigeron canadensis isolate Cc75 chromosome 3, C_canadensis_v1, whole genome shotgun sequence includes the following:
- the LOC122592731 gene encoding uncharacterized protein LOC122592731 — protein sequence MLSSNNMPASKMLLPSPGFGLPDSDPILMPSQDSRLPVGTIRSEVGSQRSCVDQITATPHEIKSLTSGSEVGNSTLQGKAASFHVPFSIPKPSSNYNDRPQQAIGPQKGIIKLNLEFANSDDFLI from the exons ATGTTGAGTTCCAACAACATGCCAGCTTCTAAGATGTTATTACCTTCACCTGGGTTTGGTCTGCCTGATTCAGATCCTATTCTGATGCCTTCACAAGATTCACGGCTTCCTGTGGGTACAATCAGAAGTGAAGTTGGGAGTCAACGAAGTTGTGTTGACCAAATTACTGCAACCCCCCATGAGATCAAGTCACTTACAT CTGGTTCTGAGGTTGGAAACTCCACCTTGCAAGGCAAAGCAGCATCTTTTCATGTTCCCTTTTCCATCCCGAAGCCTTCTTCAAACTATAATGATAGGCCGCAACAAGCAATTGGGCCACAAAAAGGTATTATCAAGCTTAACTTAGAATTTGCAAACTCGGATGATTTTCTTATTTGA